The Eurosta solidaginis isolate ZX-2024a chromosome 4, ASM4086904v1, whole genome shotgun sequence genome includes a window with the following:
- the Ypel gene encoding protein yippee-like, translating into MVKTFQAYLPSTNRTYSCVHCRAHLASHDELISKSFQGSQGPAYLFNSVVNVACGSTEERVLLTGLHAVADIYCECCKTPLGWKYEHAYESSQKYKEGKYIIELAHMIKENGWD; encoded by the coding sequence atggtgaaaacaTTTCAGGCTTATTTACCGTCCACAAATCGGACATATTCATGTGTTCATTGCCGTGCGCATTTGGCTTCACACGATGAGCTTATCTCCAAATCATTTCAGGGTAGTCAAGGACCCGCGTATCTATTTAATTCTGTAGTTAATGTAGCATGCGGTAGTACAGAAGAGCGAGTGTTACTTACAGGCCTACACGCTGTGGCCGATATTTATTGCGAATGTTGTAAAACGCCATTGGGTTGGAAGTACGAGCATGCATACGAATCAAGTCAAAAATATAAAGAGGGAAAATATATAATTGAGTTAGCGCATATGATCAAAGAAAATGGCTGGGATTGA